The genomic interval AAGTAGTTTTATTTATCCCAAACATACCAATAAAAACTACTCCccccgtcccagaatataagaagttttagtgTTGGACACGCttattaagaaagtaagtagaagtgagtggtggagggttgtgattggatgagtagtggaggtaggtggaaaaatgaatggtggagggttgtgattggttgtgaAGAGAATGttagtggagaagttgttatattttgggacaaattctgagagttaaaagttgttatattttagaacagagggagtaataattaaaatactCAACTTTATGAAATTTCGATACAGTTATTCTTTTCTTTGTATACTTCCAATGCATTTATATCCTAATTTCACAAACTTCGATAAAATAATTGTTTGAGAAAgaacttattttagaacaaatcgTAAAAGGGTTAAAAACAAACTTATTTAAGATGGAGGTattggtgtttggttggagggattaaagtggggctaaactttagtccctctcacaaaaatataagtcTCTATCATATTTTTGTGagagactaaatttagtccctagttACCAAACACCCCATTAAGATGGAGCTAGTACTCTGCATGACGGCCATGTGCTAGTTTATCTCTCGCCACGGGAGTTTGTGGGCCATATGCTACGTAGATGTTGGGCCATCTTCGTGGGCTCAGGCTCCACCAGCACGTCCGCTCACGGCGCATGGGATGCACGCGGCGCTGTTTGTTCCCCCACATTCCCGTGGGCCGCATACTACCCAGGACGGTGGCGCGTTGGGCCGTATCGTCCCCAAGCCCATCACGGCTTTTGCCCTACATCGCCTGGATCGCGTTTGGGCCCGCTAGTCCATGCTAGTATACGCGACAGCGACGTGTACGTACGTCTCCAACGCGAATACAACACCTCCACGTGGCGTACTTGCATGTGAGGCAGTCTTCAACGTATGTTTCCCTGTCAAAATTCTACCGATTCCTGCGGTTTCCTGCATCCCTTTTGCCTCTAATTGCGTGTGGCCATTAGCTTTTCGCCTATGTTCCCTTCCGTGCCTCCGCGTGACACGAGCTGGTTGAGCAGCAGTGTATATCAACTGAACATCAAATAAATACtgcttcatccgtttcataatgtaaaccattttagtatttttcatattcatattgattttaataaatatatatatatatatatattcattaatattaatataaatgtgagaaatgctaaaataagttatattgtgaaacggagggagtaatgatTTATTACTACCATATACACTCGCTGTAAAGAGAAATATACTACTCCAACTTCAGACTCCAGAGTTGGAAAAATCACATCGCGGCTTTGCAAGCAAAAACCGTTATCACGCACCGAATCAAGGGATACTACTAGAAGCGATGGGGATTAGGGTCCAGAAGTCTCCTCGGCTTCCACTGCCCAATCGACACGTCGACCACAGGTAGCATTCAAGAGATCGAAACGTCGACCAATACCAGCATAGCGCGCCATATACAACAGGGGTACAGGTCAAAGCGATCTGTCACCTgaatgtactccctccctctTTAAACTCCCCCTTTCGTCTTCCTCCCGTTCCGGCCTTGTGCAGAGAATCTCAACAGAGATATGTTCAGCATATGTTTGCTCCAACATCACATCAGATACCAAGCCACAATCAAGCAGGAGTACAAGTATGCACTTGAGATCTCTCGATTTTGATTTAGATGGGTAGTGGAGGCAGCCGATCGAAGGGTTTCTGCCTGGTGGTGCTGAATGGGTGGGTGCATGCGTCTAGCATTTCGCATCCATGGACGACAATACGGGTAAGTAAAATATACAGCGTGGTCTGTTTTTAGGATGGTTTTGTGTCATTGCATGCCTAGCATCATCTCCTTTCTCAACGCAGAGATCCAGCTTATTCCTGGCCTGTTACTTAAGAATGGGGCATCGCTTGGCTATCTTCTGCAGCACCGCCGCTGGAGCGACTTCTGCCAGGCAGCCCTATGGATAGCTCAGTTTCGACATCCATGTTCATGTTGTCGTTGGTGGTGTTGATGTTACGGTCCGGGTTCTCATCTTCAGCCCGGACAGTCAAAGGAGCAGACAAGGGAGGCTGATTCTTACACTGCACAAAGTTCATGATCAAGGGAAGCAAATCAGGTGAGTTGATCTTTCAGTGTCGCAGAAAATTCTCGGCATATATATTGGTGTGCACATAAGATATCGCACGAATTAGCTCAAATAATCATATGCTAGGCTGGGCGATCGACTTAAGCTGGCTGCTGGTGTCTTCTCGGCAGTAAAAGTTTCACTCGTCTTACCTTTTCGCGTAACTCTTCATTGTCCTTGCGCAGCTTCATCTCCTGGTCGATGTTAATGCAAAAAAGAGACAAACACGACATTAGGAACAGATGATTGGTCCTGCGTTtcaggttatatatatatatatatatatatatatatttatttatagtaaGTACGAAGTTGGTGAGGTACCTTCTCTCTCAGTTTGGCAACCTGCTCCTCAAGCAGCTTTGTCTAGTATGCAGAGAATTGGTTGTAAGTTTGTGCACatcatatatatagataaattaattgCTGATAACGTAGACTGAAATGGAAAATTTATTAGCCAACCTTCCTTCCCCTGATGCTAATGAGGCTTCTCTCCAGCTTGACCTCCAGGCTATGCAGTTCTTCAATAGAACATTCATCCAACTTTTCACCCAGCAGTTTTCTGCATATCAACAAATTAAACACGATGATAACAGCCTATTTTTTGACAGCTACAAGGACGGCACTTCTGTAATTAAGCTGAAGGGAGTACCTTTTGTAAGTTTCAAGAGCTTCAAGTTTCTTTGCCAAACCATCAGCGTCAGCTTTTACTTGCTACAATTCAGACAACCAAACAATCTATTGAAAATTGTCCAGCTACAATAAACGACTAGAAGCACATTTTATTTCAGAACACATTTTTTCATTGCTTGTTTAGTGCTCATGTTCTATATTTATTTCTCAACCAAAACATTCCTACCATAATCTCGAAGACTATGCACATCCTTGGTGAATTGAAAACTGATTCTTAAAAGTCTAGAATACATCTGATTTTCTTTGTCTTAAAAATAGTACTGTCCCTGCTTCAGTGCAGGGATCTTATATATGCTTATTTATACATAACCATAATCtactgtttttttattaaaaaaaatacaatctaTCAGATATAGGGcatcttcaaataaaatttgaaaacagaGTTCCCCAAAATAACTAACTTAATATACATTTCGTTTTACCTCAATATACAACGAAATCTATTGATGGAGCAGCATTGACACTGCCAACGTAAATTATACGCACACATATGACATAAATTATACTAAAATCAGTCTATCAGCAATAACACTATGGTACAAGGATGACCAAGTTTGTCAACAAGAATTATATACCTCTATATCTTGCTGTACTGTCTTGTTGCCGATATTTTCCTTTGTATACGTCCTATAGCGTTCAATTGTTTTCTGCGTACTGAAGTAAAGAGAAAAGCAGCAAGATTATGTCAGAATAGTGTTAGAATTCTGTTTCAATTACAAAAGCACAAAACGTTAGATATATCTCAATTAAATATCCAATTAGCTTCATAAattgttaattaagaaaaagaacGCGGTCAAAGGTGGACTTCTTTCTGCAACTAGAGAGGTTTTACGCCTTTCGATCTTCTGATGCTACATAAGGAGAAAAGATCAATCTTTTAGATCATGAAAAGATCAATCTAACTATACATGTTTGATCTCTGTCATATTGATATCTTAAGCCAGAACACCCCACATATGTATCAAGAAAACTCATGAAGTTGGAAGGGCATTTACACTAGTACTATCAAGAAAACATAGGAGTGTTTGTTGGATTGTTGCATACTTTTCGAGTCACTGTGTGACCTATATCCAATATAAATTGCCGGATGATAAACTACAGACATATATAGATAGGTAGATattgttcaaaagaaaaaaaaatagatatactAGCTACAGATAAAGGTAGTCCTCCAACATCTTCCTGACTTAAATGCAGAATAAAATTTAGGGCTTATTTGCTAAAAACACCAGAAGAATTTATAAAAGGTATAACTGTTCCAGAACTTCTAGTAGTTTCATTCTGCGGTCTCAAACTTTGCCCAAGCTTATCATTGAATGGTCTTTATTATCCACAGCCTAATAATCAAATTAATGTGGTAACTGGTACAAATGGAATCGTGCGAATGAAATAATCACATATACAGCTGCTGAACAAAACAATATCACATTGTTGCTCATTTTTTTGATAAACCTAGGAGAAcattttgataaaatttgagGAAAACCATGAAATAATAACTAAAATTAACAGACATATGATACAAAATTCAAGACAGAAACTTGCGTTTATTTGATTTGAACTAATCATCAGACATTTTCAACAGTTGCCTTTTTAGAACTTGGTAATGGAGTCTTGAAAATGAAAAGGGGTTATGGTTAACTAAGTGtatttgctgctgctgttaAAGTCATGTAACCAGTTAAAACTGGGGTGCTTTTCTGTGGCACCATATTCTTCCCAGGCGATGCCAATATAAAGAGTTATTAAAATAACAAGTCAACTTCGCCATAAGACGTgctaattaatactccctccggacTAATAATATTAGTTGTTTTGAATAAGGGtaaaatcaaactttaaaatcttttactataaataaattataaaatatttatcttaaaaatatggaaatcatatgtatagattagtcttaaaaagtacttcaataaaatcatatgtttgctgatatttctatatatattataatagaaaatagttgtcaaagttactttttggagaccgtgctcTTGTCCAAAACAATAAGTATTATCAatccggagggagtatactttatcaacaaaataaattgcagAAAGAAATTCTCCATTAATCTAAAACCTGATGCACGGTAACATAAGATCAATTAGCCACATGCATATGCACTTGTCGGGACccatttaaaataaataatctaTGAAATCCTTTGGCTGGATGGAACTAGAATACACCAACACCTAACAACTTCTTTAGTAAGAGTAAAGAAATAAATATAGAGTAAATTATAGTATATCAAGTGTGACCCATGATGGCAGCCTCCCGCTACTGAAATTCTTTATGAAGCCAAAGAAGGCTTCTCACAATTCTAGTGTATCGAACTTGCTATTTGTCTAAGTAGCTTCACTTATAAGTTGTTTTCCAAAGGGCTCGTGTGTATTGATGAACGTCTTATGAAAATTTCTTCAGATGGAAATGGTTGATTTTACCAAAAATAATGTGGCTTTAGTATATAAAGAATCTAGAAAACATGGTAAAAACGTCATTTTAGAAAAGCTTTGTAGAGGCAAGTCACTCTTGGAGGTTAGAATCATTGGTAAACATAAATAAGTTGTAGGAATTTTCTCCCATGTATCCATCCTCTATGAGAAGGTCAAGGAAAACGTCCATATTCAACCACTCAACTATGGCCTTGATCTGAATTTTGACCTTCGACTATAAAATTGCTCAGTTTTGTACCTTGTAATAAAGCTATCCCTAAGCCCAAACCAGGTTTTTTTTATGACACGGTGAAGTAATTGGTGGTATGATTTGGATGCCACAAAGCATCTACTCCATTTCCATATTGTAAGCCATTTTAGTTTGtccaaaatcaaattttaaccAGGTTTATAGAAGGATGCACCAACATCCATAATATTTCATGGTGGATTTAATGAATGTGATTTGATGTTATGGAAGTTGTTacattttttatgaatttggtcaaagttaaaagaAGTTTAATATAGGACAAAACTAAAATGACTGATAACATAGAATTAAGTAGTAGCTAtcaaactaaaataaataagATACATAAGAGAGAAAGGTGGTGAgcatgacaagtgggtcccaatattttctatatttctTTGTTGTTTATTGTTGATTTGTGTGGTGAACAACTCTTTTCACAAGTAGGTAGGGGTGGCATTTTCCCCATTGGAAACAGGGCCTCGGTGGGTCCCCACCCCTACAGGGCCGGGGATAGGGCCAAATCTTCACCCGTGGGTGTTACTGAGTTGGGCCCTGACTTTGAGCGGTGTTAGGGCCGAGGTGACATCTTCACTCGTGGAGCCCTGAAGTTTAAGAAATAGGCACCTCATGTATGTATTTCTAGCCATCAAAAGCCCATAAGGCCAAAAATAGAATATTAAAGgacaaaaaaacaataatccacCTGCACAATTCGATGCTCCCATCGGCTGCATGATTTGTGCGATCGCTTCAATGCTCTGCGCATGCAACGAGTCACGCACGCCGCCCATGCGTCGACTTTATCCCGCCCGCTGCTATCACCGGAGTCCCACACCATCTTGTCCACAGGTGCCCCACACCTTCTTCGTCATCTTGTGGTCGGCCACCGGCGCCCActccattcccctccctcttcgGTCGCCTCCCCACGTTGTCTCTTCTCTCCATACGATTGCTTCCTTTGGTTGAAGGTGGCACTTGTCGTTCTTCCCTCCTTCTAGCCGTCGGCAACTTCCGCTTGCTTAAGGGATGTTGGGACTTGGCTGAAGTGCGAGGCCCTATAGGGGCCGGGGTTTCGGCCGGGGACTAATTTCAACCTGTTCTTTCTTTCGGGGTCGGGACCGGGTGAACCTGCAAGTGAACAGGGATGGGAGTTTTTGTCCAACACGAACCGACCCAACCCAGTTGCCATGTTGGATCCATCTCACCACATCAATGGAACCATGTTGATGAACCATTTTTAAAGTTGTGGGATCAGTAATTAATTGCTTTATAGTTAAAAGGACAAAAATTAGATCAACACAATAGTTGAAGGGCTAAATTTGGACTTTAATTGTAGGATAACCACCATTTATATACCCATTGTCATTATGATATAGTATTTATTCTCGTCTCGAAGCATCATCTTAACGAGATAAATGGTATATTTGACTTGAGTCTAATGTATACACATTTTTCGACCACTAAAATAGGCTTATTGCAAATTACATTTTGAATATACACAAGAAGCATGCTAAGTCAAATTACACCTTTTTCTCACTTTGAGTCAAAGGGCCAACCAAAGAACTACAACATATTTGACACGTACTTGGGTTTTTATCTTACATTGGTGGGTCTACTCACACAATGGTTCAACTGATGCACATGTATATCAACTGTGAGTTCAATTCATCCTTCTTGGGTCAAGGGTGAAAAATAGATATACATACGAGTGGTAAAGGCTATTATTTTATGACTTGTACAATGGTATTGTAGTAGCGGCAAAGTCGTGTATTGTGGGGTTGTTAGCTTGTGAAGACATTTATTGCATCTTGGAAAACATTGAAACAAAACATTT from Oryza glaberrima chromosome 3, OglaRS2, whole genome shotgun sequence carries:
- the LOC127766861 gene encoding MADS-box transcription factor 50, with product MVRGKTQMKRIENPTSRQVTFSKRRNGLLKKAFELSVLCDAEVALIVFSPRGKLYEFASASTQKTIERYRTYTKENIGNKTVQQDIEQVKADADGLAKKLEALETYKRKLLGEKLDECSIEELHSLEVKLERSLISIRGRKTKLLEEQVAKLREKEMKLRKDNEELREKCKNQPPLSAPLTVRAEDENPDRNINTTNDNMNMDVETELSIGLPGRSRSSGGAAEDSQAMPHS